In one Euwallacea fornicatus isolate EFF26 chromosome 33, ASM4011564v1, whole genome shotgun sequence genomic region, the following are encoded:
- the LOC136348527 gene encoding prolyl 3-hydroxylase 1-like → MRGKKPRAVVKYTIRVQCYFNMSNAAWVVLQALITILLVAHVLSDGAKTSESVASLYEQGIQAYLEERFPECVEKLEQSLKQYRWHRRNIENCRLKCRYESEASEPLFSIDVEDLRFHEKNIRNTLCLLSCKIKTNGNSDNIDGNIEKIFSEMRPYEYLHLCYYKVNDKQKAASAAFTFLVSNPDHKVMAKNLKQYFEFPEVDMKDVINFEAKDYVYLYVYGADAYQKKDWNTAINNIEESLVSYLHSEDECRAQCEGPFNPGWYPDFVPAIANHFTYVLKCKRNCAKKLGSLNGEYYDDLLVSHYDYLQYSYFKKGNLAAACQAVASYLLLLPNDESMLSNMRYYQGLPKVRDDFFTPREEAIRYAQRETYERRILQFIKNEFKFASNKVPIKKLTEFHFSKSTTDLGGPRRFASDRLISLSDCSKLMLLADTFMSTNDGYNSTRGNASPHTQNEKFEGITVSRVAFLVYIGVLKPSYLRLMLKITEDMKKVLTDRLQVKEELYFSYTHLVCRSALPDSPENRTDLSHMIHADNCNLLKDNVCEKKYPAFYWRDYSAILYLNGDFEGGEFIFSADSKGKRVQSSITPRCGKMIGFSSGNENLHGVRAVRKGKRCALAVWFTLDPKHSEFDRDVSYHILDDGISFYQQSSIDIGEFGF, encoded by the exons ATGAGAGGAAAGAAACCGAGAGCTGTTGTTAAATATACTATAAGAGTTCAGTGTTACTTTAACATGTCTAATGCCGCGTGGGTCGTGCTACAGGCATTGATAACAATTCTTTTAGTGGCACATGTTCTTTCGGATGGAGCAAAAACCAGTGAATCCGTCGCCAGTCTGTATGAACAAGGCATTCAAGCTTATCTCGAAGAAAGGTTTCCGGAATGTGTGGAGAAATTGGAACAATCCCTCAAGCAGTACCGGTGGCACaggagaaatattgaaaattgcagACTGAAATGTAGGTACGAAAGCGAAGCCTCTGAACCACTTTTTTCTATTGATGTGGAGGATTTGAGATTTCACGAAAAGAACATCAGAAACACATTATGTTTGCTCAGTTGCAAAATTAAGACTAATGGCAATAGTGATAATATCGATGGGAATATTGAGAAGATATTCTCTGAAATGCGACCATATGAATACTTGCATCTGTGTTACTATAAG GTAAATGATAAGCAGAAGGCTGCATCTGCagcttttacttttttggtCTCAAATCCTGACCACAAAGTAATGGCCAAGAATCTCAAGCAATACTTCGAATTCCCTGAGGTCGATATGAAGgatgtaattaattttgaggCGAAG GACTATGTGTATTTATACGTTTATGGGGCAGACGCTTATCAGAAAAAAGATTGGAACACTGCCATAAATAACATAGAGGAAAGTCTAGTATCCTACTTGCACTCGGAGGATGAATGTCGAGCTCAGTGCGAAGGACCTTTTAATCCTGGATGGTATCCTGATTTCGTACCTGCTATTGCCA ACCACTTCACTTATGTCTTAAAGTGCAAAAGGAACTGCGCCAAAAAGCTAGGTTCATTAAATGGGGAGTATTATGATGATTTACTGGTGAGCCACTATGATTACTTGCAATATTCTTATTTCAAAA AGGGGAATTTGGCTGCTGCCTGTCAAGCAGTGGCAAGTTATCTATTGCTGCTTCCTAATGATGAATCTATGTTATCCAATATGAGGTACTATCAAGGCCTTCCTAAAGTCCGGGACGATTTTTTTACCCCTCGAGaa GAAGCCATCCGCTATGCTCAGAGAGAGACGTATGAGAGAAGGATACTACAGTTTATCAAAAATGAGTTCAAATTTGCCAGTAATAAAGTCCCAATCAAA AAACTAACGGAGTTCCACTTTAGCAAAAGTACCACAGATTTAGGAGGCCCGAGACGATTTGCTTCTGATAGACTGATTTCATTGAGTGATTGCTCAAAATTGATGCTTTTAGCGGATACTTTTATGAGTACTAACGATGGGTACAATAGTACACGAGGAAACGCCTCTCCTCACActcaaaatgagaaatttgagGGAATCACCGTTAGTAGAGTAGCTTTTCTTGTGTATATTGGCGTTCTGAAACCTTCATATTTACGCCTCATGCTTAAGATTACTGAAGACATGAAGAAAGTTTTGACTGATCGTTTGCAAGTCAAAGAAGAATTATATTTCTCTTATACGCATTTGGTATGTAGATCTGCGCTGCCAG ATTCTCCTGAGAATAGAACAGACTTGAGTCACATGATTCATGCAGACAACTGCAACTTGCTCAAAGATAATGTTTGCGAGAAGAAATATCCGGCATTTTACTGGAGAGATTACAGTGCTATTTTGTACTTAaatggagattttgaaggaggagaatttattttttcagccGATTCCAAAGGCAAACGTGTTCAG AGCTCTATAACCCCTAGATGCGGTAAAATGATAGGGTTCTCTTCTGGGAACGAGAACCTTCATGGGGTGAGGGCAGTTAGAAAAGGCAAAAGGTGCGCTCTGGCAGTTTGGTTTACCTTAGATCCGAAGCACTCAGAATTCGACAGAGATGTTTCCTACCACATTTTGGATGATGGCATTTCATTCTATCAACAGTCCAGCATTGACATTGGCGAGTTTGGTTTTTAG